The window ATCTTCGCTGAACAGCCCGCCGTGCATGacctaagtaaaaaaaaaaacaaatgttcgaAACCCGGCGCTGACCAAAAACAGAAGTGATGCGAGAGTCGTGCTTAACGCACCAGTATTTTGCTGTTGATGCACTGCGCTAGTGGCAGCCACTGGAAGACTTCACTGAATAGCTGGAACATTTGCGCCGTGTACTTGGCCTTCACCTCCCCCTCAAAGCCGTACATTTGATTCATGTTGTCCGTCTCGTGGTTACCTGCCATTCAGCCATCTTTAGTTAACGCTAGATTCTCGAGGAAGCGCGTTCTTCTGCTAACCGCTTACCTCGCAGCAAATGGAAGTTGTCAGGGAAGAGAAGCTTGAATCCAAACAGCGTGAGGATGACCTCCACTGAAAAAGATCCACGGTCTACAAAGTCACCGTTGAAAAGCTGAATTCAACCCGGTTAAGAAGATTTTTGGCAAATGCGAGGGATCCTGAGACGAAAAGTCGAAAAGGATACGTAAGGATTGCTCTCTGCCGGGAGGCCGTTCAACTCGAAGATATTGAGCAGATCGTAGTACTGTCCGTGCGTGTCGCcgcaaattgttattttttcagcctgttgaaaaaacattttttgctgttGACTTGGATCAAAGATTCCATCTAATGAATTCGAATCAGagactattgaaaaaaaatgtaatagctGAAAATTAAAGACAGCTTTACCTCTTGTAATGTGACTTCTACAAGACTCGGTAGTTTGGATAAAAGGTCTTTGATTTGCACCAAAATCTGCAAAACAGAACATTTTATTCCACGCTTACTCCGCCGGTCTGTTCGCTTTTCACCACCAGCGGCGGCGTCTTACCTGATATGCGCACTTTCTGTGCAATTTCTTCTGTTCTTTGAACCATTCCATCATTTCCTTCATGAACTTTAAGGTGACCTTGCCGTCCTCCAGTTTGGGGCCGGTGTAGTCGTCTTCGATTGCTGCGACGAAACGGCGGCATAATTTCATAATGACACCAAAGACTTCTATATGActcttttattattatctttttaaACACTTACTCATGCTTTCAATATCAAGCGAATCAACCACCGACTTTTTGATCTCGTCGCTAGCGATGGCTCTCTCGAAGGCCTTCTGTTTGACGATCTTGTTACATTCCTGGTACTTCATCTTGGCGTCCTTGTCATTCGGTCGAACGCGCACCACCTGTCATGGCGCAACAAAATCATTGAAAAACATGAtcctaaaactaaaaatgtacaGGGTGACTTTTGCAAAGCATACTGTAGACACGACACCACGACTCACACGCTCATCATGACATGATTAGCACATAATCCCTTTTGCAAAGTGTTGGGATTAGCTGTACGTGGACTAGATTTTGCCAGGTTGCCTTACCGTCTCGTAGTCCTTAAGCGCGGCCTTGAACTTGCCCAGCGCCATGTTGGAAGTGGCCCGGCGGTAATACCCTTTGATATAGTTCTTGTCAATATCCAGGGCCTTGGTGGCATCTGCCAAGGCGTACCCGTAGCACTCGGTGCGCAGGTACGCCAGGCTGCGGTTGCTGTAGTAGATTGCATTGGATGGGTTGAGCTCCAGGGCCTCGGAGTAATACTTGATGGCATTTTCATAGTCTTTATCtgaaaaaagaagacatttttaCATTGACGTGGGCAATATCTGGCAATGACGAACTACCTTAATCATTTGCTAATGACCTTTGTATGGCCATATGTCAAATTTGGTGAATTATCAAATGAGGTGATATGATAAGAGAAAGTGTCTAAAGTTGTAGGTCATAAAAATAGAGATTCTTTGAATTTGGTTACTATGGCTGTGCGCCTCCAGTTTACTACCAAGCATCTAAATGTTGttcaaaattttaataaaaatctgcACAAACTAGTATTATCACAAAATATTGATAGTAAAAATACCTGATACTATCAAGTATTTTTTACCATCAATATTGAActtgttttattacatttatatCGTATCAAGAATGCTATCAAGTTGATAGCATTCTTGATACGatataaatgtaataaaacaagtatgactttattattattctccATCTTTAAATGAAAACCAATTACTAAATTACTCATTTAATATAACACATTTATCATGAAAGCCCAAACACTTATTTACATAACATGACGAGTCAAAACGAgataacttttgttttatttggattATGGTGGGGgtcctttaaaatgttttgctaAGGCCTTATCAAAGACTCTAACACTCGATAACAGCTGATGTTAACATCGAATTCACAACCAGGTGATAAAATTAATTTGATTGACGACGGTGTGTCGATGAGCGCAACTGCTCACATGACGATGGTACTGTTAATTCACAGAATATTCCAGCAACTTCGAAGTACGTCGAGTAAGATCACTCCTATATGATTTTATAATTAAACATAGGACCAGGCACCATATTGACCGAATTTACTTCGACGCGAACTTGATTTTCGTGCGACAATAACACACGCGGTAAAAGACAACGTTAGCGTTAGCTACTCGCTTACAAGAGTCCAATGAATGGGCTTCACGCGTTAGCCTGCCTGGTTAGCTTTGCTTCACATTGACGTGTGACTGTGATCGGGGCCCCTTTAAAGTGGATGTTTTGGCCCCTTGTGCGAAAACCGGTAACGCCGTCGTCTGCTCTCTACCGCCGACGCGGACCGCCGACTTGACAGCGTTGCCAGCTCACCTTTAAAGTATTTATTGGCCTTCTCCTTGAGTAGCTCGGCATCGTTTACTCCCTCCGCCATCTTCTTCGCGATGCCGTAATCCGACACGTGCGCCATTGACGGACTGTCGCAAAGGTCGCAAAGTTGTTGCGCGTGGTTTTTTCCTTGCGTCTCAGGGTTAATACGCAAACAATAGATGGCTTGTGGTATGTATTTACTATTGAAATGTCTAATTACTTTAAGAATAGACTGCATTAATTACCATGCACGAGGCGGAACTGAGTTTAAACTGTAACTTTTGTAACTTGTACTAATGTATTGCTCGTCATCAACCAGTAGAGAGCACTAATGACATTGAATTCTGCCATTAACTCACCCTGGTGTTAGTAGTATATTTACTAAATAACAAGACAAACTGTTAGTGCCCATTTATCAGtttcattgacggcgatggacttCCAATTCCTATTACGTAGAAGCAGACGAATGAAGGAATGTTTAAATAAACATGTGCCCCCTCCCATTCAAGGGAATTGCTGATCTAgttgccaatgagttaataataaTAGGTTAAAATTGCTAGGAAAGACAAAAATTGTGCTTACAACTATTGTGTGGCAATTCGGTTCCAGGGAGAAACGCCAAAACACATCTTTTTAACCACTTGTTCATTTGCAGGCCTATTACCAGAATGTTCTATTGTTTGCAAGTACAGTATCCAATTACAATATTTCTAACACATTTTATGTTAGATAATTATTATGCCACACCACCAAACACAAAGTCATAGACAGTACTTGTACAGTATTGATGAAATTTTGATCTCCTTTTCGTTTacttataaatataaatgagtGGTAAATccgggcttttttccccaaatgtaaATAATGCAATAGAAGATTATGTGAATCATACTTATAGTCGACATCATGGTAAAATATTGCTTCTAACCATATCATTAGTGTACATGAACATGGTGGAAATGTACAGTTGCTTTTGAGTGACATAAAAACATGCttgcaaacaacaacaaaaagagtacatcttcacacattttttttggtcttcttCCAGGTGCCTTCAGGCATGAGGATGTTGCTCTGGAAATTTCCTGCCATCTGAGCGCAGCGGGTGGCTGCCGGCCTCCACAGATGTCAGATTTAAGAGGACAAACAAAACGCAGGTGCTCATCCTCACAAATGCATGCACATgtggtctttttaaaaaaaaagttatgtagCCATATTTGACTTTTAGGTGAAATGACAGGACCAACCTGAATAcacattcatacctgtcaacctctgccgataactgcccttataaatgattatgattccccttacaaacccccccaaaaacttacaaacaccgtacgagtcgtacttTTAAGCCCTTTTCCTAACTGTCAGTTTTTGTATCGGACTATACAAGGCTGCTTGCTAAATTTGCTGTTTTCTAAATATGTAGGCAATAGcaaatttagcaaaaaaaagtacttcCATTCAAAAGTTTAGACTTAAAAATTGATGTCCTCTTATAGAGGTTATAGTGAATATCACATTCCAGCAGGAAGACCAATATCCCAATCtttccatgttttaattcacatGCACATACATGGCGAGTGACGCACTGTCGCCTTGAAATAAATCATTTGCCCAAAATATAACAACTTTAGGCTGAGAGGTTTGCTTTTTTTACTGCCAAAATTCAGCTGGACAGGCTAATGAGAGTGGCGCCCGAGAAGGAAAAGGACATTTCTAATTTAGAAGTTTGTGGCTTTCTTCGTTAGCGAGGAGACTGGAACGGGTTTCATAAATTACTGCGACATAGAGGAGTATGGCCCAATCCGTCCACCTTGCTCTGACTCACAAAGAACATCCAAGAGTCAAGTGTGCCTTGCTGGGGAGTCAGGTGAGTCACCACTGGTGACCTCCCGGTGAACACTTAGTAACCCCGCAGTGTGAATTCACTTTCCCCTTACACGGAAGAGCGATGAGTAAGTACTTTCACGCTATGCCAGGCCTGGACCATTTTAAAACTGAGGCAGTagatcatgtgtcaaagtggcggcccgggggccaaatctggcccgccacatcattttgtgtagcccgggaaagtaaatcacaagtgccgactttctgttttaggatcaaattaaaattaagagtatatatgtatattaaatttcctgattttcctccttttacatcaatcattgtcattttttaatccatgttttctgtgtttttagttcaaaaatcattttgtaaaatctaaaaatatatttaaaaaaagctaaaataaacattgtttttttaatgttttttttaatccagttcttttaattaatttataaaaaaaataaaatctaaatattatatctaaaatggtccagccctcgtgaaatcaagttgac of the Stigmatopora argus isolate UIUO_Sarg chromosome 10, RoL_Sarg_1.0, whole genome shotgun sequence genome contains:
- the ppp5c gene encoding serine/threonine-protein phosphatase 5, with amino-acid sequence MAHVSDYGIAKKMAEGVNDAELLKEKANKYFKDKDYENAIKYYSEALELNPSNAIYYSNRSLAYLRTECYGYALADATKALDIDKNYIKGYYRRATSNMALGKFKAALKDYETVVRVRPNDKDAKMKYQECNKIVKQKAFERAIASDEIKKSVVDSLDIESMTIEDDYTGPKLEDGKVTLKFMKEMMEWFKEQKKLHRKCAYQILVQIKDLLSKLPSLVEVTLQEAEKITICGDTHGQYYDLLNIFELNGLPAESNPYLFNGDFVDRGSFSVEVILTLFGFKLLFPDNFHLLRGNHETDNMNQMYGFEGEVKAKYTAQMFQLFSEVFQWLPLAQCINSKILVMHGGLFSEDGVTLEDLRKIERNRQPPDSGPMCDLLWSDPQPQNGRSISKRGVSCQFGPDVTERFLDQNKLDFIIRSHEVKAEGYEVTHSGKCITVFSAPNYCDQMGNKGAFIHLRGSDLKPEFHQFTAVPHPNVKPMAYANTLMQMGMM